The Geobacter metallireducens GS-15 region ACGCAACATGGTTAACTTTGAGGGCCTTCGGTGGAATCATCTTTTCCAGGGCCTTGATCCAACATTCATCGGGAATGTCGAGCCGCTTCGACACAGCCCCGAGAAGCACCGTATTGGCTGCACGGACATTTCCCGCCTCGGCGGCCAGCTTCTGGCCGTCAACCAGGAGTGAATCGGGGAACATGGCCGCGATCTTGCCGGGAAGGTCGTCCGGATAGGTCTCCTGCCCAAGGAGAACCGATGGCGGTGGAATGCGCAGGTCGTTGGCAATCACTGTCCCACCGTTTTTCATGAGGGGAAGTGAGCGGTAGGTTTCCAGTATCTCGAAGCCGAAAAGAATATCCCCTTCACCTTCGGGAATGATGGGGGAGTGAACTTCCCGGCCGTAACGGACGTGGGATACGACGCTCCCTCCCCGCTGGGACATGCCGTGGATCTCGCTTTTCTTTACGTCGTAACCGGCCTGCATGAAGGTCTCCGAAAGAACCTCCGAGGCGAGCAGAATCCCCTGCCCACCCACGCCGACAAGGAGGATGTTGGTGATGGTGTCGCTCATTTGGCACTCCCGATCGCGTTGAATTTGCAAAGCTGTCGGCAGACGTCGCATCCGTTGCAGAGCAGCGGGTCGATGTATGCCTTCCCCTTCTTCCCGTCAGGGGCTGGCTGCCACTCGATGGCCGGACAGCCGATCTTGAGGCATGCTTTGCAGCCGGTGCAGTGATCCTGGTCAATCGAGAGGAGAAGCCCTTTTTTGAATACCCCTTCACGCTTCACCAGCACACAGGGACGGTTGGTTATGATGACTGACGGCTCGGGGCGTTCCATCTCCTCATTGAGCGCTGCACGGGTTTCTTCCAGGTTCAAGGGGTCGACCACCCGCACGTGCCTGATACCGACGGCCTTGCAGAGTTGCACAAGATCGACGGCGTTGGTCTCGCCGCCCGACAGGGTCCAGCCGGAGGCGGGGTTATCCTGGCGTCCGGTCATGGCGGTTATCCGGTTGTCGAGGAGCACGACCGTGGCGGGAGACTGATTGTAGGCCATCTCCATGAGACTGTTTATGCCGGTATGAAGGAAGGTGGAGTCGCCAATGACCGCCACCACTTTCTTCTTTTCTTCGGGGGAAAGGACCCGGACCATGCCGCTGGCGCTGCTTATGCTCGCACCCATGCAGACACAGGTATCCATGGCGTTGAGGGGGGGCATGAAGCCGAGGGTGTAGCAGCCGATATCGCCGGTGACGTATGCCTTGAGCTGGCTGAGGCTGTAAAAGACCCCCCGGTGGGGACAGCCGGGGCACATGTTGGGAGGACGACCCGGGAGCTTTTCAACGGTGGTCTGGCTTGCGTCAGGGAGGTTGAATGCCTTGCGGAGCCTTCCGGGGGTGAGCTCCCCGCAACGGGAGATGATCTCCTTGCCGATGACTGCGATGCCGGCGGCTTTCACCTGCTCCTCGATAAAGGGATCAAGCTCTTCGACAACGTACAGCTTCTTCACCTTGGCGGCAAACTCCTTAATGAGCGCCATGGGGAGCGGATGGACCATGCCGAGTTTGAGGACCGACGCGGTGGGGAGCACCTCGCGCACATACTGGTACGAAACGCCGGCAGTGATGATGCCGATCTCGGTGTCACGCATCTCAATCCGGTTGAGGGTTGCCGTGGCGCCATACTCGGCAAGCTTCACGAGCCGCTCCTCCACGAACGGGTGACGGATCTTGGCGTTGCCGGGAAGCATGACGAGCTTGGAGGGGTTCTTTACGAGCTTCGGGGTCGGGAGACCGGCCACCGGTTCCGCCAGTTCAACGATGGATTTCCCGTGGGAAATGCGGGTGCAGCTGCGGAGCATCACCGGGGTATCGAACTGCTCGGATAGTTCAAAGGCGATCCGGGTGAACTCCTTGCACTCCTGGGAGTCAGACGGCTCCAGCATCGGCACCTTGGCGAACTTGGCATAATTGCGGCTGTCCTGCTCGTTCTGGGACGAATGCATCTCCGGGTCGTCGGCAACCACCAGGACAAATCCCCCCCCGACGCCGGTATAGGACAGGGTGAACAGGGGATCGGCCGCCACGTTGACCCCCACGTGCTTCATGCACGCGATGGCCCGTCCGCCGCCAAAGGAGGCACCGATGGCCACCTCAACGGCAACCTTTTCGTTGGATGCCCAGGAGGCGTCTATTTCTTTGTAGTTGACGATAGTTTCGAGGATTTCTGTGGATGGGGTGCCGGGGTAGGCGCTGGCAACCTTCACCCCCGCCTCAAAAGCACCCCGAGCGATGGCTTCGTTGCCGGAAAGAATTTCCTTCATGGTGTGTATAATCCCTGGAAAATAAAATAAGGGGAAAGCCCCCCTTAACGGTTCAAGGACTATACAAAATAAGCGGATTGTAAGTCAACTCCTTTGGGTTTTTAGAGCTTTTGTAGGGGTTTGATACTATCAAACGCCGAGGCCAAGCAACACTCCCTCCAAAAGCCCGAAGTCGCTCACGGTCATCCGGTCAAAACCGAAGACATCCATAGTCTTGAGGGTGATGAGGATGCCCGCGATTATGAGGTCTTCACGTCCCTTTTCGAGCCCGGGCACCGTAAGGCGTTCTTCTGAAGATAGGGGAAGGAGCATCGTAAAGATCCTCCCGATCTCATCACGGGTGATGACATGATTGTTCACGCGGCGGTAGTCATAGTCGGTCATCTGGAGGCTGATGGCTGCCAGGGTTGTTGCCGTGCCGGCAGTACCGACGAGCGTTGCCCCATCGAGGCGTCCCCGGAGGCCCTCCCCTTCAAGACTTTTCCCGAGCCCGGCCAGTTCCCTGCCGATTTTTTCTTCCATGGCCGGGACATCGGGTTTCCCTTCGGTGAGCCTGACCACTCCGAGGGGGAGACTCTCGGTATGGAGCGGCCTGCGTGATTCGGCCAGGGTGTACTCGGTGCTCCCTCCTCCCACATCAAAAACGAAGAAGTCCCCTTCCTTGCGGTTCAATCCCGAAATCACCCCAGCCAATGTCAACAGCCCCTCCTCCTCACCGTCGATCACCTCCAACCGGATGCCGGTCCGCTCAGTCACCTCGCTGCAGAACGCGGCGCCATTGACTGCATCGCGGACCGCACTCGTGGCAACGGCCCTCAGCCGCGTAACGCCTCCCCGTTTCATCTCTGCGGCAAAATCAATCAATGCATCGAGGGAGCGTTGCCACGCCTCGGGAGAAATCCCGGCCTCCCGAGTGAATCCCCCGCCAAGTCGTGTTATGCGGCGCTTGACGAGAATCGGGGCCACAGCTCCTCCCTCCACTTTCCCGATGAGGAGCCGAGCCGTGTTGGTGCCAAGGTCAATGGATGCCAGTACGTCATGCATCAGGTGAATTCCCTCCTGGTTTCTATGATGGTGAGACAGGAATCGGCTACTTTGGCAAACGCCGAAATCATGTCAGCGTAGATGATCCCGGCCCGCACTGTGCACTTGCCGGTGGAGAGGCGCTTGATATGCCCATTGAGCATCGCCTCCCGCATCTGCACCACCTCGTCCCTCAGCCCCCGCCCCTTTTCAATGGCATCCGCGGCAGGAGTTTCGATTGTTTCCACCGCCAGAGCAACCATTTCCTCTGCCTTGCGCGCCAGATTCCTGATCTCGTGCATTGCCGTGGTTGAGAAGAGGAGTTTTTCCTCTTTCTTCTTTCGCAAATAATCGAGGATCGCCTCAGACTGGTCCGCAACATGCTCAAGCTCACTGATGAGCTGCAGCATGACCGGAATATCCATTGACTCTTCCGGTGGGAGCGGCTGCCGCGAAAGGGTCACCAAAAAATCGGACAGATCCCTCTGGAGGATGTCGATGGTGTTCTCCTTCTGGGCAATGGCAGTGGACTTCTTGGCATCATAGCGGAAGAACTGCTCGACCATTTCATCGTACATGGTGCGGGTGATTCCGGCCATTCTTCTCAGTTCGTTCCGGGCCTGGAGAAGTGCGATGGGAGGGGTGTTGATGACGCGGTTGTCAATGAAGACCGTCCGTGCTTCGACACTGGAAGCCCGCTCGCTGCCGGGAATGATGCGAGGGGCCGAGCGGGCGAAGAAGCCGATGAGGGGAAGGAAGATGCAGGCGCTGAGGATGCTGAAGACCGTGTGGGTATTGGCCAGCACCCGCGAAACCGAGGCTGACGAGGAAAGATCCGCAGGCGACAGGGTAACGACGAAC contains the following coding sequences:
- the iorA gene encoding indolepyruvate ferredoxin oxidoreductase subunit alpha gives rise to the protein MKEILSGNEAIARGAFEAGVKVASAYPGTPSTEILETIVNYKEIDASWASNEKVAVEVAIGASFGGGRAIACMKHVGVNVAADPLFTLSYTGVGGGFVLVVADDPEMHSSQNEQDSRNYAKFAKVPMLEPSDSQECKEFTRIAFELSEQFDTPVMLRSCTRISHGKSIVELAEPVAGLPTPKLVKNPSKLVMLPGNAKIRHPFVEERLVKLAEYGATATLNRIEMRDTEIGIITAGVSYQYVREVLPTASVLKLGMVHPLPMALIKEFAAKVKKLYVVEELDPFIEEQVKAAGIAVIGKEIISRCGELTPGRLRKAFNLPDASQTTVEKLPGRPPNMCPGCPHRGVFYSLSQLKAYVTGDIGCYTLGFMPPLNAMDTCVCMGASISSASGMVRVLSPEEKKKVVAVIGDSTFLHTGINSLMEMAYNQSPATVVLLDNRITAMTGRQDNPASGWTLSGGETNAVDLVQLCKAVGIRHVRVVDPLNLEETRAALNEEMERPEPSVIITNRPCVLVKREGVFKKGLLLSIDQDHCTGCKACLKIGCPAIEWQPAPDGKKGKAYIDPLLCNGCDVCRQLCKFNAIGSAK
- a CDS encoding indolepyruvate oxidoreductase subunit beta, which encodes MSDTITNILLVGVGGQGILLASEVLSETFMQAGYDVKKSEIHGMSQRGGSVVSHVRYGREVHSPIIPEGEGDILFGFEILETYRSLPLMKNGGTVIANDLRIPPPSVLLGQETYPDDLPGKIAAMFPDSLLVDGQKLAAEAGNVRAANTVLLGAVSKRLDIPDECWIKALEKMIPPKALKVNHVAFQLGRSL
- a CDS encoding Na/Pi cotransporter family protein, whose protein sequence is MTILYVLEALGGLGLFILGMKTMTEGLQKLAGDRFRRTLERVAGNRLAAALLGSSLSSLLQSSSAACIITIGFVNAGLISLYQALGILLGTGIGTTLAVQFIAFKITSFALPAIFIGVALRFFVRRRRWVNAGELLLGAGLLFLGLRVMEANLQPLQQNAIIFGHDTFLISKHLTAVLFGALLTLLVQSGSTAIGIVMALAGSGLVSFETGAAMVIGELVGTSVITAVASIGGTLEAKRAVFFYFVINIFAVTVVMLFFPAFIEFVVTLSPADLSSSASVSRVLANTHTVFSILSACIFLPLIGFFARSAPRIIPGSERASSVEARTVFIDNRVINTPPIALLQARNELRRMAGITRTMYDEMVEQFFRYDAKKSTAIAQKENTIDILQRDLSDFLVTLSRQPLPPEESMDIPVMLQLISELEHVADQSEAILDYLRKKKEEKLLFSTTAMHEIRNLARKAEEMVALAVETIETPAADAIEKGRGLRDEVVQMREAMLNGHIKRLSTGKCTVRAGIIYADMISAFAKVADSCLTIIETRREFT
- a CDS encoding exopolyphosphatase codes for the protein MHDVLASIDLGTNTARLLIGKVEGGAVAPILVKRRITRLGGGFTREAGISPEAWQRSLDALIDFAAEMKRGGVTRLRAVATSAVRDAVNGAAFCSEVTERTGIRLEVIDGEEEGLLTLAGVISGLNRKEGDFFVFDVGGGSTEYTLAESRRPLHTESLPLGVVRLTEGKPDVPAMEEKIGRELAGLGKSLEGEGLRGRLDGATLVGTAGTATTLAAISLQMTDYDYRRVNNHVITRDEIGRIFTMLLPLSSEERLTVPGLEKGREDLIIAGILITLKTMDVFGFDRMTVSDFGLLEGVLLGLGV